One region of Polaribacter pectinis genomic DNA includes:
- a CDS encoding FAD-dependent oxidoreductase has product MEKEKNKKQNWVICSDCKGFGQKIKSVRKKAKLKYQEALTQFEKTNSEGKVPKLPKAQISTCPNCNGSGLVSSSTLPKADKENLPHIAIIGGGIGGVALAVACLHRKIPFTLYERDSNFQERSQGYGLTLQQASKAMARLGIVSLENGVTSTKHIVHTTEGEVIGEWGIRKWGRSDAKSSPKRTNIHIARQALRLALLEQLGEKNVVKWGHQLVDFKESEENITLNFRVNNDIKSTKVDLVVGADGIRSTVRKLLIGEEKTPLRYLGCIVILGICPLNSLKNIESPLLDSATVFQTANGNERIYMMPYSSEAIMWQLSFPLSEKEAKELNLRGTKALKEEACKRTQWHKPIPQIIAATQENEISGYPVYDRELLKPELLEKAEKVTLIGDAAHPMSPFKGQGANQALLDALSLARIIAKKCKASSKWKEIGIRKTVLATFEEEMIKRSSSKVKSSAEAAQLLHSEIVLYKGDGPRGKHRETKDL; this is encoded by the coding sequence CTGGAAAAAGAGAAAAATAAAAAACAAAATTGGGTTATTTGTTCAGATTGTAAAGGGTTTGGTCAAAAAATTAAAAGCGTTCGTAAAAAAGCGAAATTAAAATACCAAGAAGCTTTAACTCAATTTGAGAAAACAAATTCTGAAGGTAAAGTGCCAAAACTTCCAAAAGCACAAATATCTACTTGTCCAAATTGTAATGGATCTGGTTTAGTTTCCTCTTCTACTCTACCTAAAGCTGACAAAGAAAACCTCCCACATATTGCTATTATTGGTGGTGGAATTGGTGGCGTTGCATTAGCTGTAGCTTGTTTACATCGTAAAATACCTTTTACACTTTATGAAAGAGACAGTAATTTTCAAGAACGTTCTCAAGGTTATGGACTTACTTTACAGCAAGCCAGTAAAGCTATGGCAAGATTAGGGATTGTTTCTTTAGAAAATGGTGTAACCTCTACCAAACATATAGTGCATACAACAGAAGGAGAAGTCATTGGCGAATGGGGAATTAGAAAATGGGGAAGATCTGACGCTAAATCATCTCCTAAAAGAACTAATATTCATATTGCAAGACAAGCTTTACGTTTGGCTTTGTTAGAACAATTAGGTGAAAAAAATGTTGTAAAATGGGGACATCAATTAGTAGATTTTAAAGAGTCTGAAGAAAATATAACTTTAAATTTCAGAGTAAATAACGACATAAAAAGCACAAAAGTAGATCTTGTTGTTGGAGCAGATGGAATTAGAAGTACAGTAAGAAAACTATTAATTGGTGAAGAAAAAACACCTTTGCGTTATCTTGGCTGTATTGTTATTTTAGGTATTTGTCCATTAAATTCTCTAAAAAATATTGAAAGTCCTTTATTAGATTCTGCTACCGTTTTTCAAACAGCAAATGGAAATGAAAGAATTTATATGATGCCTTATTCTTCGGAAGCAATTATGTGGCAGTTAAGTTTCCCTTTGTCAGAAAAAGAAGCAAAAGAATTAAATCTTAGAGGAACAAAAGCACTTAAAGAAGAAGCTTGTAAAAGAACACAATGGCACAAACCAATTCCTCAAATTATTGCAGCTACTCAAGAGAATGAAATTTCTGGTTATCCTGTATATGACAGAGAATTGTTGAAGCCAGAGTTATTAGAAAAAGCTGAAAAAGTTACACTAATTGGTGATGCTGCTCACCCAATGAGTCCGTTTAAAGGACAAGGTGCAAACCAAGCATTGTTAGATGCATTATCATTAGCAAGAATAATTGCAAAAAAATGCAAAGCATCATCTAAATGGAAAGAAATTGGAATTAGAAAAACTGTATTAGCCACTTTTGAAGAAGAAATGATAAAACGTAGTTCTTCTAAAGTAAAAAGTTCTGCTGAAGCTGCACAATTATTACATTCTGAAATTGTACTTTATAAAGGTGATGGCCCAAGAGGAAAACATAGAGAAACAAAAGACCTTTAA
- a CDS encoding class I SAM-dependent methyltransferase, protein MKNKQLISRELENFYNKASEETRLEKGMGIFEFERIKELIELHIKNKKSTIIDVGGGTGKYAEWLSNKGHKVQLIEPVLKHIKLAEKRAKKLQNPFSVTIGEATKLPYKDNSADLVILHGPLYHLQKREDRIHAILEAKRVLKKGGIILGFAINYTASTLVGLMNGMIHANSFFDMCKEELTTGIHNAPKDFPFLLADAYYHKPQDLKEEFLEQDLDFINLFAVESLIWLDSEYFVNMLDKKKSKTLKELQKITQNDEYLLPFSPHMMIAVKK, encoded by the coding sequence GTGAAGAATAAACAATTAATCAGCAGAGAATTAGAAAACTTTTACAACAAAGCTTCAGAAGAAACTCGTCTTGAAAAAGGAATGGGAATTTTTGAATTTGAACGTATAAAAGAACTTATAGAACTTCATATTAAAAACAAAAAATCTACCATCATTGATGTTGGTGGAGGAACAGGAAAATACGCTGAATGGCTTTCAAACAAAGGTCATAAAGTTCAATTAATTGAGCCCGTTTTAAAACACATTAAATTAGCTGAAAAAAGAGCAAAAAAACTTCAGAATCCGTTTTCAGTAACAATTGGTGAAGCTACAAAATTGCCTTACAAAGATAATTCTGCGGATTTAGTAATTCTTCATGGACCTTTATATCATTTGCAAAAAAGAGAAGATAGAATTCACGCTATTTTAGAAGCAAAAAGAGTTTTAAAAAAAGGCGGAATTATTTTGGGTTTTGCAATTAATTACACTGCTTCTACTTTGGTTGGTTTAATGAATGGAATGATTCATGCCAACTCTTTTTTTGATATGTGTAAAGAAGAATTAACTACAGGAATTCATAATGCTCCAAAAGATTTCCCTTTTTTGTTGGCTGATGCATATTATCACAAACCACAAGATTTAAAGGAAGAGTTTTTAGAACAAGATTTAGATTTTATCAACTTATTTGCTGTGGAAAGTTTAATTTGGTTAGACAGCGAATATTTTGTAAATATGCTAGATAAAAAGAAATCGAAGACTTTAAAAGAGTTGCAAAAAATCACTCAAAATGATGAGTATTTATTACCTTTTAGTCCTCATATGATGATTGCAGTAAAGAAATAA
- a CDS encoding dienelactone hydrolase family protein — protein MKELKKEDISQEVFDLYDDYAHNKIDRKQFLQKLSLFAVGAITLPALLSFISPNYMDSILVQPNDPRLKSETIHYESPKGGKKMKGLLSIPKDTKGKLPGIIVVHENRGLNPYIKDVGRRAALEGFITLAPDALAPLGGYPGNDDEGRAMQKKRDRNEMLEDFIAGYNYLKNHENCNGKIGVVGFCFGGWISNMMAVKIPDLAAAVPYYGRQPEKEDAVKIKAPLLLQYAGLDKRVNEGWPAFEKILKANNIVHEAHFYPDVNHGFHNNTTPRYDEEAADLSWERTIAFFKKHVK, from the coding sequence ATGAAAGAACTTAAGAAAGAAGATATTAGTCAAGAAGTATTTGATTTATATGACGATTATGCACACAACAAAATAGATAGAAAACAGTTTCTACAAAAACTATCTTTATTTGCAGTTGGCGCAATTACATTACCTGCTTTATTGAGTTTTATTTCGCCTAATTATATGGATTCTATTTTGGTACAACCAAATGACCCAAGATTAAAATCGGAAACTATTCATTATGAATCGCCAAAAGGCGGAAAAAAGATGAAAGGTTTACTTTCTATTCCTAAAGATACCAAAGGAAAATTACCTGGAATTATTGTTGTTCACGAAAACCGTGGATTGAATCCTTATATTAAAGACGTTGGTAGAAGAGCTGCTTTAGAAGGTTTTATAACACTTGCTCCAGATGCTTTGGCGCCTTTGGGTGGTTATCCAGGAAATGATGATGAAGGAAGAGCAATGCAGAAAAAGAGAGATAGAAATGAAATGTTAGAAGATTTTATTGCTGGTTATAATTATCTTAAAAATCACGAAAATTGTAATGGAAAAATTGGTGTAGTTGGTTTCTGTTTTGGTGGTTGGATTTCTAATATGATGGCTGTAAAAATTCCTGATTTAGCAGCTGCAGTTCCTTACTATGGTAGACAACCAGAAAAGGAAGATGCTGTAAAAATTAAAGCGCCTTTATTATTACAATATGCTGGTTTAGATAAAAGAGTGAATGAAGGTTGGCCAGCTTTTGAGAAAATTTTAAAAGCAAATAATATTGTACATGAAGCGCATTTTTACCCAGACGTAAATCATGGTTTTCATAACAATACAACCCCAAGATATGATGAAGAAGCTGCAGATTTATCATGGGAAAGAACCATCGCATTCTTTAAGAAACATGTAAAATAA
- a CDS encoding sigma-70 family RNA polymerase sigma factor: MTTNQVWTKHHLDLQKFIISKVKNITIADDLLQDTFLKIHTKLHTLKDDSKLKSWCFTIARNSILDYWKSTNKTFEIADLETETESEINKNKHTEQDCLRGILNTLPKKYRTPLFLSDIKGLKQQEVADQLKQTLPTTKSQIQRARKLIAQGFMDCCGFVMNEEGNLVGEIQDKADCKVCN, encoded by the coding sequence ATGACCACAAACCAAGTTTGGACAAAACATCATTTAGATTTACAAAAATTCATCATCAGCAAAGTGAAAAATATCACCATTGCTGATGATCTTTTACAAGACACTTTTTTGAAAATTCACACAAAATTGCACACCTTAAAAGATGATAGTAAATTAAAATCTTGGTGTTTTACTATTGCTCGAAACTCAATATTAGATTACTGGAAATCAACAAACAAAACTTTTGAAATAGCAGATTTAGAAACAGAGACTGAATCTGAAATCAATAAAAACAAACACACAGAACAAGATTGTTTACGTGGTATTTTAAACACACTTCCAAAGAAATATAGAACTCCTTTATTTTTATCTGACATAAAAGGTTTGAAACAACAAGAAGTTGCAGATCAATTAAAACAAACCTTACCTACTACAAAATCTCAAATTCAAAGAGCACGAAAATTAATCGCACAAGGTTTTATGGATTGTTGTGGTTTTGTAATGAATGAAGAAGGGAATTTAGTTGGGGAAATTCAAGATAAAGCAGATTGTAAAGTTTGTAATTAA
- a CDS encoding pyridoxamine 5'-phosphate oxidase family protein yields MEINIKENWQKIRTHFSKSFGTNMHVSIASVNEKNQPTVTPIGSLFLNDNQTGFYFEKFVTKLKSNEKTNKNICVLAVNSSKWFWLKSLFKMKFDEYAGVKLYGELGIKREATEKEARAFQRRVRQTKRLKGSKYLWQDMCEIREIKFTKAEKINLGKMTKEN; encoded by the coding sequence ATGGAAATCAACATAAAAGAAAACTGGCAAAAAATTAGAACTCATTTTAGCAAATCTTTTGGAACAAATATGCACGTTTCTATTGCGTCTGTAAATGAAAAGAATCAGCCAACAGTAACACCAATTGGTTCTTTGTTTTTAAATGATAATCAGACTGGTTTTTATTTTGAAAAGTTTGTGACAAAACTAAAATCAAACGAAAAAACGAATAAAAACATTTGTGTATTGGCTGTAAATAGTAGCAAATGGTTTTGGTTAAAATCATTATTTAAAATGAAGTTTGATGAGTATGCAGGAGTAAAACTCTATGGAGAATTAGGCATAAAAAGGGAGGCAACAGAAAAAGAAGCACGAGCTTTTCAAAGAAGAGTAAGACAAACAAAAAGATTAAAAGGAAGTAAATATTTATGGCAAGATATGTGTGAGATAAGAGAAATAAAGTTTACGAAAGCAGAGAAAATAAATTTAGGAAAAATGACTAAAGAAAATTAA
- a CDS encoding YqjF family protein produces MSFLKAEWRKLIMANYDVQPEILQKYVPKGTEIDTFEGKCYVSLVGFMFLNTRLLGIKVPFHINFEEVNLRFYVKRKVEGEVKRGVVFIKEIVPKRMLTFVANVFYNEHYQTLPMKHSWNIDTNKMDISYEWKVNNKWEKVSVEAETKSQKIEENSQIEFIAEHYWGYSKMNDNKTTEYEVKHPTWEYYPVTKHEIQVDFEANYGTDFGFLNNQKPSSVLLLEGSEVSVENKVVFKS; encoded by the coding sequence ATGAGTTTTTTAAAAGCAGAATGGAGAAAGTTAATCATGGCGAATTATGATGTACAGCCAGAAATATTACAAAAATATGTGCCAAAAGGAACAGAAATAGACACTTTTGAAGGAAAATGCTATGTAAGTTTAGTCGGTTTTATGTTTTTGAATACACGATTGTTAGGCATAAAAGTCCCATTTCATATAAATTTTGAAGAGGTTAACCTTCGTTTTTATGTAAAAAGAAAAGTAGAAGGTGAAGTAAAAAGAGGTGTGGTTTTCATTAAAGAAATTGTGCCAAAACGAATGCTTACTTTTGTGGCGAATGTATTTTATAACGAGCATTATCAAACTTTACCCATGAAACATTCTTGGAATATAGATACTAATAAAATGGATATTTCTTATGAATGGAAAGTGAATAACAAATGGGAAAAAGTTTCAGTAGAAGCAGAAACAAAATCTCAAAAAATAGAAGAAAATTCACAAATAGAATTTATAGCAGAACATTATTGGGGATATTCCAAAATGAACGATAATAAAACTACAGAATACGAAGTAAAACACCCAACTTGGGAATATTACCCAGTTACAAAACACGAAATTCAAGTAGATTTTGAAGCCAATTATGGAACAGATTTTGGGTTTTTGAATAATCAAAAACCAAGTTCAGTACTATTGTTAGAAGGTTCTGAAGTTTCTGTAGAAAACAAAGTTGTTTTTAAAAGTTAG
- a CDS encoding methylmalonyl-CoA mutase family protein, translating to MEQIKPYKPTHKVRIVTAAALFDGHDAAINIMRRIIQSTGVEVIHLGHDRSVEEVVNCAIQEDANAIAITSYQGGHNEYFKYMFDLLQERGATHIKIFGGGGGVILPEEIKELMDYGITRIYSPDDGRELGLQGMINDLVKASLNPSKGGKHSAGKVCNEDGDWLLELGNEKVLENLKNKNVNTIARLISLAENNHTDFEKIFQKDWSSSPLGKLDGASSCPVLGITGTGGAGKSSLVDELVRRFLIDFPEKTIGLISVDPSKRKTGGALLGDRIRMNAINNKRVYMRSLATRQSNLALSKYVNEAIQVLKAAEFDLIILETSGIGQSDTEIIEHSDTSLYVMTPEFGAATQLEKIDMLDFADLVAINKFDKRGALDAVRDVKKQYMRNNNLWDVHMDDMPVYGTIASQFNDPGMNTLYKRIMDKLVEKTNVDLKSSMEITKEMSEKIFVIPPSRVRYLSEIAENNRAYDKKVNDQVVVAQKLYGIYQTIESILNSSIEITKTGLNEDAILEKTATEEKEFIKLLLAQFEKVKLNFDPLNWEIILNWAEKVQKYKDPIYTFKVRDKEIKIETHSESLSHSQIPKVALPKYQAWGDLLRWNLQENVPGEFPFTAGLYPFKRTGEDPTRMFAGEGGPERTNRRFHYVSLGMDAKRLSTAFDSVTLYGNDPGHRPDIYGKIGNAGVSICCLDDAKKLYSGFDLSHHMTSVSMTINGPAPMLLGFFMNAAIDQNCEKYIIENKLEKQVEAKFKEIYESKGLDRPVYQGKLPEGNNGLGLRLLGLTGDLVLPSEVYQKIKKDTLAQVRGTVQADILKEDQAQNTCIFSTEFALRLMGDVQEYFIEKQVRNFYSVSISGYHIAEAGANPITQLALTLSNGFTYVEYYLSRGMDINKFGPNLSFFFSNGIDPEYSVIGRVARKIWAKAMKNKYGANSRAQMLKYHIQTSGRSLHAQEIDFNDIRTTLQALYAINDNCNSLHTNAYDEAITTPTEESVRRAMAIQLIINKELGLTKNENPIQGAFIIEELTDLVEEAVLLEFDRITERGGVLGAMETMYQRSKIQEESLYYETLKHNGKFPIIGVNTFLSSKGSPTVQPAEVIRATEEEKQFQIQTKELLNKANPNKVVEQIAILQEAAIQNENLFDKLMEATKVCSLGQITEALFKVGGQYRRNM from the coding sequence ATGGAGCAAATAAAACCATATAAACCTACACATAAAGTAAGAATTGTAACTGCAGCAGCATTATTTGACGGACATGATGCCGCAATTAATATTATGCGTAGAATTATACAATCTACTGGAGTTGAAGTGATTCATTTAGGTCATGACAGAAGCGTTGAAGAAGTGGTGAATTGCGCCATTCAAGAAGATGCAAATGCGATTGCGATTACTTCTTATCAAGGAGGACATAATGAGTATTTTAAATACATGTTCGATTTATTGCAAGAAAGAGGTGCAACTCATATCAAAATTTTTGGTGGTGGAGGAGGCGTAATTCTTCCTGAAGAAATTAAGGAATTAATGGATTATGGAATTACCAGAATTTATTCTCCAGATGATGGACGTGAGTTAGGTTTACAAGGAATGATAAATGATTTGGTGAAAGCCTCCCTTAATCCCTCCAAAGGAGGGAAACACTCTGCTGGCAAAGTTTGTAATGAAGATGGAGATTGGTTGTTAGAACTGGGAAATGAAAAGGTTTTAGAAAATTTAAAAAATAAAAATGTAAATACAATAGCTCGTCTAATTTCTTTAGCCGAAAATAATCATACAGATTTCGAAAAGATTTTTCAAAAAGATTGGAGTTCTTCCCCTTTGGGGAAGTTAGATGGGGCTTCTTCTTGTCCCGTTCTTGGAATCACAGGAACTGGTGGAGCAGGAAAATCTTCTTTAGTGGATGAATTGGTTAGGCGTTTTTTAATTGATTTCCCAGAAAAAACAATCGGTTTAATTTCTGTAGACCCTTCTAAAAGAAAAACAGGTGGTGCACTTTTAGGAGACAGAATTCGTATGAATGCAATTAATAATAAGCGTGTTTATATGCGTTCTTTGGCAACTCGTCAGTCTAATCTTGCCTTGTCTAAATATGTAAACGAAGCAATTCAGGTTTTAAAAGCTGCAGAATTCGATTTAATAATTTTAGAAACTTCTGGAATTGGACAATCAGACACAGAAATCATAGAACATTCAGATACTTCTTTATATGTAATGACACCAGAATTTGGTGCTGCAACACAATTAGAAAAAATTGATATGTTGGATTTTGCAGATTTAGTGGCAATTAATAAGTTCGACAAGCGTGGTGCTTTAGATGCAGTTAGAGATGTAAAAAAGCAATACATGCGCAACAATAATTTGTGGGATGTTCATATGGACGATATGCCAGTTTATGGCACAATTGCTTCTCAATTTAACGATCCAGGAATGAATACGTTGTACAAACGTATTATGGATAAATTGGTCGAAAAAACAAATGTCGATTTAAAATCTTCGATGGAAATTACCAAAGAAATGTCTGAAAAGATATTTGTAATTCCACCAAGCAGAGTTCGTTATTTGTCTGAAATTGCAGAGAACAACAGAGCATATGACAAGAAGGTAAACGACCAAGTTGTAGTTGCTCAAAAATTATATGGAATTTATCAAACGATAGAATCTATTCTAAATTCTTCTATTGAAATCACTAAAACAGGTTTAAATGAAGATGCTATTTTAGAGAAAACAGCTACTGAAGAAAAAGAATTTATCAAATTATTATTGGCTCAATTTGAGAAAGTAAAACTGAATTTCGATCCACTAAATTGGGAAATCATTTTAAACTGGGCTGAAAAAGTTCAGAAATATAAAGATCCTATTTATACGTTTAAAGTTCGTGATAAAGAGATAAAAATTGAAACACATAGTGAGTCACTTTCTCATTCTCAAATTCCGAAAGTTGCCCTACCAAAATACCAAGCTTGGGGAGATTTATTACGTTGGAATTTACAAGAAAATGTTCCTGGAGAATTCCCATTCACTGCAGGATTGTATCCATTTAAAAGAACAGGAGAAGATCCAACAAGAATGTTTGCTGGTGAAGGAGGCCCAGAAAGAACCAATAGAAGGTTCCATTATGTGAGTTTAGGAATGGACGCAAAACGTCTTTCCACAGCTTTCGACTCTGTAACTTTATATGGAAACGATCCTGGACACAGACCCGATATTTATGGTAAAATTGGAAACGCAGGTGTTTCAATTTGTTGTTTAGATGATGCTAAAAAATTGTATTCTGGTTTTGATTTAAGTCATCATATGACTTCTGTTTCTATGACCATAAATGGCCCAGCACCCATGTTGTTAGGTTTCTTTATGAATGCTGCCATTGATCAGAATTGTGAGAAATACATCATCGAAAATAAATTAGAAAAACAGGTTGAAGCGAAATTTAAAGAAATTTACGAATCTAAAGGTTTAGACAGACCAGTTTATCAAGGAAAATTACCTGAAGGAAATAATGGTTTAGGTTTAAGGCTTTTAGGTTTAACTGGAGATTTGGTTTTACCTTCAGAAGTTTATCAAAAAATAAAAAAAGACACTTTAGCGCAAGTTAGAGGAACAGTACAAGCAGATATTTTAAAGGAAGACCAAGCACAAAATACGTGTATTTTCTCAACAGAATTTGCATTAAGATTGATGGGTGATGTGCAAGAGTATTTCATTGAAAAACAAGTTAGAAACTTTTATTCGGTTTCTATTTCTGGGTATCATATTGCTGAAGCTGGCGCAAATCCAATTACACAATTGGCATTAACATTATCAAACGGATTTACTTACGTAGAATATTATTTAAGTCGTGGAATGGATATTAATAAATTCGGACCTAACTTATCTTTTTTCTTTTCAAACGGAATTGACCCAGAATATTCTGTAATTGGTAGAGTTGCTCGTAAAATTTGGGCAAAAGCGATGAAAAATAAATACGGAGCCAATTCAAGAGCACAAATGTTAAAGTATCATATTCAAACTTCTGGACGTTCTTTACACGCGCAAGAAATTGATTTTAATGATATTAGAACAACGCTTCAAGCTTTGTATGCAATTAACGATAATTGTAATTCCTTACACACAAATGCGTATGATGAAGCAATTACAACACCAACTGAAGAATCTGTAAGAAGAGCGATGGCTATTCAATTAATCATCAATAAAGAATTAGGTTTAACGAAAAACGAAAACCCGATTCAAGGTGCATTTATTATTGAAGAATTAACGGATTTAGTGGAAGAAGCTGTCTTGTTAGAGTTTGATAGAATTACAGAACGTGGTGGTGTTTTAGGAGCGATGGAAACGATGTATCAACGTTCTAAAATTCAGGAAGAAAGTTTGTATTATGAAACATTGAAACATAATGGGAAATTTCCAATTATTGGAGTAAACACATTTTTGAGCTCAAAAGGTTCGCCAACAGTTCAGCCAGCAGAAGTTATACGTGCTACTGAAGAAGAAAAGCAGTTTCAAATTCAGACTAAAGAATTATTGAACAAAGCGAATCCGAATAAAGTTGTGGAACAAATTGCAATTTTACAAGAAGCGGCCATTCAAAATGAAAACTTATTTGACAAATTAATGGAAGCAACCAAAGTTTGTTCTTTAGGGCAAATTACTGAAGCTTTGTTTAAAGTTGGTGGGCAATATAGGAGAAACATGTAA
- a CDS encoding M15 family metallopeptidase produces MGIFKLFINLSLCLLLFGNCNKPKKQKTAEIVSIKVDTIPKTPKYLTKNYVLGKFDYTKNADFVLVPKELSNKKIYLRKEVLEAFLEMKKTAEKEKITFKIISGTRNFSHQKRIWNYKWNTKYKTLPPLKRAKKILEFSSMPSTSRHHWGTDLDINSLNNSYFTKGTGLKEYNWLLKNASKFGFYQVYTSKENGRTGYYEEKWHWTFLPLSSTYLNYYNTHITLNDIGDFEGSEYAKELNIIKNYVNGVNLEILKP; encoded by the coding sequence TTGGGCATTTTTAAATTATTTATAAACCTTTCTCTTTGTTTGCTACTTTTCGGAAATTGTAACAAACCTAAGAAACAAAAAACTGCAGAGATTGTATCTATTAAAGTTGATACAATTCCTAAAACACCAAAATATCTCACTAAAAATTATGTTTTAGGAAAGTTCGATTACACTAAAAATGCTGATTTCGTTTTGGTTCCTAAAGAACTTTCCAACAAAAAAATATATTTACGTAAAGAAGTATTAGAAGCATTTTTAGAAATGAAAAAAACTGCAGAAAAAGAAAAAATCACATTTAAAATTATTTCTGGTACTCGAAATTTTAGTCATCAAAAAAGAATTTGGAATTATAAATGGAATACAAAATATAAAACCCTTCCTCCTTTAAAAAGAGCAAAAAAGATTTTAGAATTCAGTTCTATGCCATCAACCTCTAGACATCATTGGGGAACAGATTTGGACATCAACAGTTTAAATAATTCTTATTTTACAAAAGGAACAGGTTTAAAGGAATATAATTGGTTGTTAAAAAATGCTTCAAAATTTGGTTTTTATCAAGTTTACACTTCAAAAGAAAATGGAAGAACAGGTTATTATGAAGAAAAATGGCATTGGACGTTTTTACCACTTTCATCAACCTATTTAAACTATTACAATACACATATTACATTAAATGATATTGGTGATTTTGAGGGTTCTGAATATGCAAAAGAACTAAACATCATCAAAAATTATGTAAATGGTGTTAATTTAGAAATTTTAAAACCTTAA